From the genome of Nicotiana sylvestris chromosome 2, ASM39365v2, whole genome shotgun sequence, one region includes:
- the LOC104240617 gene encoding chalcone isomerase-like protein 1, with translation MQFHPINKPHLTLKLQTTTKTNISDNPLFAFNLTSSLKMPSTMEDVTTKTEVEPKSANTETEKESSVCEKSEKEKKEKCDQVELIKEEEIPVETEPKTGVTFPVKLQDGKLLKAVGLRKKSMLGIGLKIYGFGIYADNEKMKELMQSKIGNKAPSKPTKEMYQMVIDSDFGMMVRLVIVFSGLSMSMVRKNFDEGLGAAIKKLTGGKNEDLTKKIMGEASDDIKLTSGSVIEISRLPGYVLQTKVMGEIVSKVESELLCRAYIYMYLGEDPFDKEAKDKFGTSMLSMF, from the exons ATGCAATTTCACCCTATAAATAAACCCCATTTAACCCTAAAACTTCAAACCACAACAAAAACCAATATATCGGACAATCCTCTTTTTGCCTTTAATTTAACAAGCAGCTTAAAAATGCCAAGCACAATGGAAGATGTCACTACAAAGACTGAAGTTGAACCAAAGAGTGCTAACACTGAAACAGAAAAGGAGAGTTCTGTTTGTGAAAAatctgaaaaggaaaagaaggagAAATGTGACCAAGTTGAACTCATAAAAGAGGAGGAAATTCCAGTTGAAACTGAACCAAAAACTGGAGTTACTTTTCCTGTCAAACTACAAGATGGGAAGTTATTGAAAGCTGTTGGTTTAAGGAAGAAAAGCATGCTTGGCATAGGCCTCAAGATATATGGCTTTG GAATATATGCAGACAATGAGAAAATGAAGGAATTAATGCAGTCAAAAATTGGGAACAAAGCACCATCAAAACCAACAAAGGAAATGTATCAAATGGTGATTGATAGTGATTTTGGGATGATGGTGCGATTGGTGATAGTGTTTTCTGGGCTATCAATGAGTATGGTCAGAAAGAATTTTGATGAAGGCCTTGGTGCAGCCATAAAAAAACTCACTGGTGGCAAGAATGAAGATCTAACCAAAAA GATCATGGGTGAAGCATCTGATGACATAAAGCTCACTTCTGGATCAGTGATTGAGATTTCTAGGCTTCCTGGATATGTTCTTCAGACTAAAG TGATGGGTGAGATAGTGAGCAAGGTGGAAAGTGAACTACTGTGCAGGGCATACATTTACATGTATTTAGGTGAGGATCCTTTTGACAAGGAAGCCAAGGACAAGTTTGGGACATCCATGCTCTcaatgttctaa